GAGCCGGGCGACGGCGTCGTCGAGCGGACGGGCGTGGCGCGGGTCGGGTGTGTGGCGGCCGTCCATGGCGAGCCGTTGCGCGTCGCGGACGGTGAACCGGGTCCGGTCGATCTCCTGCCGGGGGTCCTTGGCGACGGCGTCGAGCCGACGAAGCCGGTCACCGGCCGCCGACACGGCCTCGTCGGTCGTGTTGAGCAGGGCGCGGACGGTGGCGAGGAGACTGGTGGCGTCCGGCCAGCGCTGCTCGTCACGCGCCTTGCCGGCCTCGCGGAGCTTCTCCTCGGCCTGCCGGACGTGATCGGCGGCCTGCTCGGGCACGTGCTGGAGGTCCTGCCAGCAGGCGGCGACGAAACGGCGGCGGAGCTCGCTGAGGACGGGCTCGACACCGTCGGCCCGGGTGGTCAGCGCCTGGGCGCGGGTGCGGAGGGAGACCAGGCGCTTGTCGATCTCGGCGGCGCGCTCGGGGAGCCGCTGGGCCTCGGCGCGTACGGCCTCGGCGTCGCGCAGGACGCGGTCGGCGCGCTTGAGCGTCTCGGGGACGCCGTGCCGGCCCGCGCCCTCGTTGAGTCTGGTGAGCTCGGGGCCGAGCTGGGCGAGGCGGGTGGCGAGATCGTCCGCTCTCATTCCGGACTGGCGCACCGTGTCGAGAGCGGTGCTCGCGTCGCGGAGCGCCTGTCGCGCCCGCTCGACGGCCGGGGCGAGGCGGGCGAGCTGCGTCTCGGCCTTGTCCAGCAGCGGCCCGATGCCCTGCTCGAACCGGTCGAGCTCACCCTTCACCCGTACCAGCTCGTCCTTGGCCCGGGTCAGCTCCGCCCGCGCGCGGGCGGCGACCGAGGCATCGAGGTCGTCCCGGTCCAGGTCGTGCGCGTCCACGGCCGTGATGTACGCGTGGCTGACGTCGTCGATCCGCCGCCCCAGCGCCGCGAAGTCGTCCACGGCCCGGCGGGCGCCCGGCGAGCTGTCCACGGCGGTGATCGTCTCGATCGAGAGCCGCAGCCCGCGCTGCGCGGTGTCGAGCTCGTAGAACGCGGCGGCCGCCGCGTCCTTCGCGGCCTGCGCCTCGGCCCGCTGACTCTCGGCACGCCCGCCGAACCAGCGCCGCGACGTACCGCCGCTTCCGGCGAACGCGGCGGGCAGCATCGCGACGGCGAGCAACGGCGCCCCGATCATCAGCCCCAGCACGGCACCTGCCGCACTGCCCCTCGCATGGGTCGCCGCCACATCCCTCTCCCGTGCCGTGTCCGCCCTGCCCGGTTCATTCTCCCACCAGGTAAGGACGAACACACGGGTCCGTCAGTTCGCCGCGCGCACGGCGACATCCCCGTTCTCGCTACGAGCGGACACCTGGTGGGTGCTCGCCTTGTCGTTGGGCACGTCGATGCTGAGGTCGCCGTTGTTGCTGGAGCCGGCGACGTCGTACGACGAGCCGCGCGGCAGCCGGAGGTCGACGTCCCCGTTGTCGCTGCTCACCTCCACCTTCTCCGGGACGGCGCGCAGAGTGATCGCGACGTCCCCGTTCTCGGTCCGCGCGACCAGGGTCTTGAGAGTTCCGCTCTCGAGATGGACGTCCCCGTTCTCACTGCCGAGGTCGAGCGGCCCGCCCTGGTTGCGGATCCGTACATCGCCGTTCTCGGACCGCACGGTCAGCGGAGTGGCGAACCCGTCGAGCGTCATGTCCCCGTTCTGGTCCTCGACGGTCACCGCCACCCCGCGCGGCACCGTCACGGTGTGCCGGGCCCCGCAGTTGCTGGCGACGGCGTCGCACTCCACCCGCAGCACGAGCTTCGAGCCCTCCATCCGCCAGGTCGGGTTCGGCCCCTCCCCGAGGAACACCCACCCGTCGACCTGCCGGGTCACCCGGATGTCCGTCACGTCCCCCGGCACGATCTCCAGGTCCGAATTGTCGGAGTCCACGGTCAGCGCGTCGCCGCTGAACGCGAAGTTCTTCCGCTCGACCGGCGCACCGCCGACGTCTGCGCTCCCGCACCCGGTCACCCCGAGCGCGCCGATCACGACCCCGCCGGTGGCAAGAAACGTGCGGATACGATGTGCGGCCACGATGACCCCCGTCTGACGCGTCTGACTGCCCCCTCAACCTACGCACCCCCACCACCCCGCTCGATCCGGCTCACCACCCCATCGATGGTGGGGTTACCCCCAGCCCCGGTATCGGTTTGCCGGACACACCGGAACGCCATGTACGCTGTTGCTTCATTCCACGGGTGCGTAGCTCAGGGGTAGAGCGCTGCTCTTACAAAGCAGATGTCGGCGGTTCGAAACCGTCCGCGCCCACCAGCGAGAAGCCCCCAACCGATCACGGTTGGGGGCTTCTCCATGCCACGTGGATGCCACATGCAGCAAGGGGCGGTCGATCACGGCTGCGGGTGCCCTCCCAGGAGCCGATCCATCTGGCTCGTGGCATTCCCTGTGGTCCGGGAAGACAGGCCCGCAGACGCCGACCGACGCAGGGCCCTGAGAACATATCGCCAAAGCCGCCCCGCCGCCCCCGCCGTACATTGCTGCCGGAGAGGGACTCATGACTGATCAAGACCCGATACGGGACACACTGACCGAGGCAGGGACTGGCCTGCTGCGCACTCTCCGAATCATTCTGCTGATCATCGTCGTGCCGATTGTGCTCATGGGCGCCGTTGGCATGTTGTTCTTCGCGCTGGGCGGCACGGTCGATCACTGATCGGGCGCCGGGGCGCCATGCCCGCTACTTGCCCGATCGGACGGGACCCGGCGGGGAATCACGGGCAGCACCGGCCGAAATGAGGCCAGATCCCGGATCAGAAACTGCCCAGGTCAGTCGCGATCCGTGGACCAGATCTTCCGAATCGGGGCTTCGCTATGATCTGCGCATGTCGTCACAGAAGGCAGATGCCGCGTAGGCCCCCGCGTGGGCTTCGGTTCAGGCAGCCCGATCTTCGAAGCCGCGGTGCGATCAGCACCCTGCTCATCAGCACCTGTCCCGGACCATCAGCGTGTACTTCCCTACACACGTACCTGTTCGTCGATGGCCTCGACATGGTGTCGCGCAGTGACAGTCGAGCGGCCGGCCTGCATCCGAGGTGGCTTCTCCGTCCTGGGGGACCGCTCTACCCCACTGATGCCGCCCGCCAGGTAAGCGTCGCGACACAGCATCGGCCCGAAGCAGGCCCTGCCAGCCTCGGCATCGGAGTACGACTGCAGGGCGAAATCGTGGTCTGGACCGACCTGATGTACCCGGGCTTCGATGGGAGGGCCATCGAGGAGGTGCACTTTCATCTCGGGCAGTACGTAGCCGAGATCGAGCGGGCGTACGCTCAGTGGGGACGGCTGGATTCAGTTGAGCAGAACAGCAGCGAAGTACAGGAGCCGCCGCGACCACAGTCGACGGCCGTGGCACTCGTCCTGGACGGCTGGCCCAGCACCCCAACGACCTCCTCGCGGGTAGTTCGCATCGAGGGCCCGACACCCATGGGCAAGGCGGGCTCAGACGGAGCCTGATCGGACCTACCAAGCGGGTGTCGGTCGGGCGCCGCAGTCTTGGGCACCCAACAGCCGCCATGCAGGACGCACTCTTCGGCTTGCCGGCGGCACCTCCCGAGCACGCCGTGATTGCTCGCTTCCAGCTGGGTGGCGACGATCTCGGTGAACCTGATCAGTGGGCACTGGTTTTTGAGGCCGAGCGGTCCATCGGGGCCGCGGTCGCGGCTGCGGGTGTCGGTGAGGTCGACGGCAATGAGTTCGGTGGGGGCGAGGTGGTCATCTTCGCCTACGGGCCTGACGCAGTCGTTCTGTACCGCGTGATGGAGCCGGGCTTGCGAGCGCTTCGGTTTCGGCCGGCGCACGTCGTGCTCCGCTACGGGGAGCCTGCTGACGGTGTCGTGAGCGAGCGGGTCGAGCTCTGAGCACGCGTGCCGGACACGTGCGCCTCATCCGGATGCCTGGGCCGGTTCTTCGGGGTCCTGCATGATGGTCGGCATGAATACGGAAAGCTGCGATCCGGGCGAGTTGGCTGTTCTTCGCGAGGTTTTCGCGGGTCGGCCCGAGGCTCTGCCGCCGGCTGGTTGGGAGGCGGTGCGGGGGTTCGAGGGGGAGCATGGCGTCGTGCTTCCGGAGCCGTACCGCACGTTCGTGGCGGAGGTCTGCGACGGACTGCGTGCCGGACCGCCCTACTACGGACTGCTGCCCCTCGCGGAAACACCCTCGGACTGGGGCGCGCAGCGCCCCGTGCGCCTGCTTGCCGAACCCTTTCCGCTCACGGCGGCGTGGCTGTGGGAGGCGGAGGGGGACGAGGAGGCCCTGTCGGAGGAGGAGTTCGAGGCACGAACGGACCCCGTGTTCGACCACGGCTCGCTGCTGCTGGGCACCGACGGCTGCGGCATGTACTGGCACCTGATCGTCACCGGCCCCCAGCGCGGTCACGTCTGGCAGATCGCCGGCGAGGGCGCGATGCCCTTCGGTTCTCAGTCGTCCGACGCCGTGATGCCCGGTATCCCTGGCTTCACGGGCTGGGTGACCCACTGGGCGCAGGGTCGCTCCTGGTTCGCGGAGGTATGAGGTCCATGACTTCCGGAAGCGGCTCGGCGCCGGTCGAGAGCACTCACGTCACGGCCGCCGTCGACGGGGCGGCGCTTCGCTTCTCCTGGGATGACGACGCCCGGATCGAGGTGCGGAACCTCGGGGGTGAGGTCGTCATCGAGGCGAACGCCGCGGGTCTCAGGGCGCTCGCCGGGCATCTTCTGGTGCTGGCCGGCGAAGGGGTTCCGGACGGCGCCCACCTGCACCTCGAAGACAGCAACGGACTGGAGGACGGGTCCGTCGGCCTGGTCCTCGAGCGCAGCGATGGGGAGGGACCGGATCCCTCGTAGTCGTCATCGGTGTTCTCGGGGGGCGCTTCCCTCGTCGGTCAGGAGGGCTTCGGCGGCGGCTGTTGCCACCACCTCGGCGACTTTGGACAGGGCGGGGGAGTCCAGTTTCCACTGTTGCCAGTACAGCGGGACGTCCATCGGGTGCGTCGGGGCCAGTTCCACCAGGCGGCCGGAGCGCAGGAGCGGTTCTGCCTGGGGCTCGGGGACCATGCCCCAGCCGAGGCCGAAGGCCACCGCGTCGCGGAACCCGTCGGATGTGGGTACCAGGTGGCGGGTCGGCCCGGCGCCCCAGCGGCCGCCGGTGAGGGACCGGACGAAGGCGTCCTGGAGGCCGTCGCGCCGGTCGAAGACCACGGTCGGGGCCACGCCCAGGTCCTCCGGTAGGGATCCCGTGAGGTGGGCGGCGGCGAACTCCGGTGTGGCCGCGGCCCGGTAGCGGGCCAGCCCGAGCCGCCGGACCGTGCAGCCGGCCACCGGGTCGGGCGACGAGGTGACCGCCGCCATCACCTGGCCCTCGCGCAGCAGGGCGGTGGTGTGGGACTCGTCCTCCCGGTGGAGCTCGAAGCAGATCGGCGGGTCCTGCGGAACCCGCGTGAGCGCGGGCAGGAACCACGTGGCCAGGGAGTCCGCGTTCACCGCGATCGGGATCCGGACCGGGCCCTGCTCGGCCGCCAGGCCCAGTTCGGCGCGGGCGTCCCGTTCCAGCCGTGCCAGCTGGCGGGCGAACCGGACCACCACCTCGCCGGACTCGGTGGGGCGCACCGGCTTCGTACGCAACAGCAGGACCCGGCCGGTCCGCTGCTCCAGAGCCTTGACGCGCTGGCTGACGGCGGACGGGGTCACGTGCAGGGCGGCGGCCGCGGCGTCGAAGGTGCCCTCGTCGACCACCGCGAGCAGCGTCCGGACCTGGTCCAGGGGGAGCTCTTCCATAAGTAGGGCTAAGGGTACTTAAGAATCTTTAGCTGTACTCATCCATAGGCCGTCCTTATGGTCGAAGCCATGACCAGCAGCCTCCTAGCCGCCGCGCTCGCCGGATTCGGAACCGGTCTCTCCCTCATCGTGGCCATCGGCGCCCAGAACGCGTTCGTTCTGCGCCAGGGCGCCCGCGGCCACGCCGTCCTCGCCGTGGTCGCGATCTGCGCCGTATCGGACGCGGTGCTCATCGCGCTCGGCGTGGCCGGGGTGGGCGCCGTCGTCACGGCCTGGCCGGCGGCGCTGACCGTGGTGGGCCTGGCGGGCGGGGCGTTCCTGCTCGGCTACGGCTTCCTCGCGGCCCGGCGCGTGCTGCGGCCCGATCCGGCCGCCGCCCTGACCACGGGCGGACCGGAGGCCGGCTCGGCCCGCCGGGCGGTCCTGACCTGCCTCGCCATGACGTGGCTGAACCCGCACGTGTATCTGGACACGGTGCTGCTCCTCGGCTCCCTCGCCTCCGACCGCGGCGACCTGCGCTGGGCCTTCGGCCTGGGCGCGGCCCTGGCCAGCCTGAGCTGGTTCTTCGCCCTGGGCTTCGGCGCCCGGCTGCTGAGCGGCATCCTCTCCCGGCCGAAGGCCTGGCGCGTACTGGACGGGCTCGTCGCGGCGACCATGCTGGCCATGGGCGGAATGCTCGTCGTCGGCGTCTAGAGCCGTCCAGGTCCGTCCAGGTCCGTCCAGAGCCATTCAAGTCCGTCCAGAGCCGTCCAGGTCCGCCCACGGTCGTCCAGGTCCGTCCAAGGTCGCCCATGGCCGTCCAGGCCGGCTCCGGGCTTGCCGACCCGCGCATGACTACGGCCGGCGCCCGGACTCCCTGAACAAGTGGCCGACCACTCCCCGTTAGGGTGCTTCGCATGAGCGAAACGGGGAAGAGTGGGGAGCGCTTGCGGCTTCCGGGGGAGCTGTGCGGGCTTCGCGGGCTCGGGGAGCTCCGCCAGGGGGAGGCGCGCTTTGCTGTCTGAAGACCTCTGGGAGCGGCTGAATCCGCCGCGGTTCAAGACGCGTGCGTACGAGGAGGACGAACTGCCCTGCCCGCTCGACGCGGACATCGACAGCGCGCTCGCCGCGCTCACCGGGCAACGGCAGTTCGAGACGCTGGCCCGGTTCACCGCCAGGCACGCCGTCGGCATGTTCGGCATGTACGCGGTGCGGATGGCCTCCCTCGCCGTACGGGTCAAGGAGCCGGAACCCCTGCGGCGGGGCATGCTCGCGCACTGCCTGGCGCACTACAGCTGCAGCGGGAAGTTCTACTGGACCCCTCCCGGGCCCTGCCTCATCCATCGGGCCTGCCGGATCCTCGAACTCGATCCGGCGGAGTACTTCACCGACATCCCCGAGATGGTTCCCGCGTACACGAGGAACGCGGTCGCCGAACTCCTCCCGCCCGACGGGGAGGAGCCAGACCTCGGTGCCCTCCTCTACGTCGAGGGCGAGGACTCCGGCGGTTTCCGGTTCCTCAAGCAGCCCTTCACCGTCGACTGGAGTCAGATGGGGCTGGCCGAGGGCGACTGATCACGCGTCGAAGTCGTACTCCAGGACGTACGAGCCCGAGTCCAGGGTCATCTCGTTGAGTTCGACCGGCTGCCCCTGCTCCGTGAACGCCGTCCGGCAGATCAGGATGACCGGCGTTCCCGGTGTCAGGGACAGGCGGGCCGACTCGTCGGCCGTCGGCATGCGGCAGCGGATCTCCTCGCGGAAGTGGGTGGGCTTGCAGCCCAGTTCCGCGAGGCGCGCGTACGTGCCGCCCGGGCCGGTGTCCGGGGTCGTGATAGCCGTGCCGGCGGCGACCGTCGCCGGCAGGTACGACACCGAGAGCAGGACCGGCTTGTCGTCGAGGACGAAGCGGCGGCTCCGCACGCACAGCGGCGAGTCCGGTGGCACGCCCAGCGCCGCCGCGGTCCGCGCCGTCGCCCGTGCCTCCGTCACCTCGATCTGGTCCACCAGCAGCGCGCGCTCCTCGATGTCCGCCGACCAGACCGACCGGCCCGTGCCCCAGTTCCCCTGCGCCAGCCGCGGAATGCCGCGTCTGCGGATCGGGCGGAACGACCGGACGAAGACCCCCGCGCCCTTCCGGGCCTCTGCCAGCCCCTCGTCCCGGAGCACCGAAAGCGCCTGACGGGCCGTCATTCTGGCCACGTCGTACGTCGCCATGAGGTCGTTCTCGCCCGGGAGGCGGTCGCCGGGCCCGTACGTGCCCTCCTGGATCGCGGATCTCAACTCGTCCGCGATGCGCCGGTACTTGGGCCGACGGTCGCTGCCCTGGTCAGCCATGGGGGACCCACTCCCTTCGTCGGGGGACACCCTACGGCGCGCCCCTGGGCGTGGCGGCACGCGTGTGCGCCGTCCCGTGCACCCGATCCATCCATCGGGGGACATCTCTAGAGAAACATTGACAGGGGAGTGTCTCAGGGCTTCTCTGGGTGTATCTCTGGAGATCCGCACCCCGGTACTCGTAGGAGATGTCGCAGGCCAGGACGGAGGGACCATGACGCACGACCCCGCAATCGGTCCCGGCCTGCCCGAGGTCGGCGATCTCGTCCGGGACAACGCCACCGGGCGCGTCGGCTTCTACGTCGACAGCGTCGCCGGCCGGTTGCTCATCCGACCCGTGCACGGCGGCTGCGAGTGGGAGGCCCGACCCTCCGACGTCGAACTCGCCACCCCGTTGCGCGAATTGCGCGCCCGCGCCGCCGAGGCCAACGCCCGCAGTCGCGGCGATCTGCTCTGAGTGGCCGGGGAGTGGGCGCTTCGTCGGCCGCTTCCTCCGTCGACTCCGCCCGCTTCCGTCTCCCCGGGCGCACACTGGAAGCATGTGCCGCAGCATCAAGACGCTCCGTCCGCCCGTCCTGCCCCAC
This sequence is a window from Streptomyces sp. HUAS YS2. Protein-coding genes within it:
- a CDS encoding GntR family transcriptional regulator, yielding MADQGSDRRPKYRRIADELRSAIQEGTYGPGDRLPGENDLMATYDVARMTARQALSVLRDEGLAEARKGAGVFVRSFRPIRRRGIPRLAQGNWGTGRSVWSADIEERALLVDQIEVTEARATARTAAALGVPPDSPLCVRSRRFVLDDKPVLLSVSYLPATVAAGTAITTPDTGPGGTYARLAELGCKPTHFREEIRCRMPTADESARLSLTPGTPVILICRTAFTEQGQPVELNEMTLDSGSYVLEYDFDA
- a CDS encoding LysE/ArgO family amino acid transporter, translated to MTSSLLAAALAGFGTGLSLIVAIGAQNAFVLRQGARGHAVLAVVAICAVSDAVLIALGVAGVGAVVTAWPAALTVVGLAGGAFLLGYGFLAARRVLRPDPAAALTTGGPEAGSARRAVLTCLAMTWLNPHVYLDTVLLLGSLASDRGDLRWAFGLGAALASLSWFFALGFGARLLSGILSRPKAWRVLDGLVAATMLAMGGMLVVGV
- a CDS encoding LysR family transcriptional regulator ArgP, coding for MEELPLDQVRTLLAVVDEGTFDAAAAALHVTPSAVSQRVKALEQRTGRVLLLRTKPVRPTESGEVVVRFARQLARLERDARAELGLAAEQGPVRIPIAVNADSLATWFLPALTRVPQDPPICFELHREDESHTTALLREGQVMAAVTSSPDPVAGCTVRRLGLARYRAAATPEFAAAHLTGSLPEDLGVAPTVVFDRRDGLQDAFVRSLTGGRWGAGPTRHLVPTSDGFRDAVAFGLGWGMVPEPQAEPLLRSGRLVELAPTHPMDVPLYWQQWKLDSPALSKVAEVVATAAAEALLTDEGSAPREHR
- a CDS encoding Imm32 family immunity protein, whose product is MTSGSGSAPVESTHVTAAVDGAALRFSWDDDARIEVRNLGGEVVIEANAAGLRALAGHLLVLAGEGVPDGAHLHLEDSNGLEDGSVGLVLERSDGEGPDPS
- a CDS encoding SMI1/KNR4 family protein; this encodes MMVGMNTESCDPGELAVLREVFAGRPEALPPAGWEAVRGFEGEHGVVLPEPYRTFVAEVCDGLRAGPPYYGLLPLAETPSDWGAQRPVRLLAEPFPLTAAWLWEAEGDEEALSEEEFEARTDPVFDHGSLLLGTDGCGMYWHLIVTGPQRGHVWQIAGEGAMPFGSQSSDAVMPGIPGFTGWVTHWAQGRSWFAEV
- a CDS encoding DUF4097 family beta strand repeat-containing protein; translation: MAAHRIRTFLATGGVVIGALGVTGCGSADVGGAPVERKNFAFSGDALTVDSDNSDLEIVPGDVTDIRVTRQVDGWVFLGEGPNPTWRMEGSKLVLRVECDAVASNCGARHTVTVPRGVAVTVEDQNGDMTLDGFATPLTVRSENGDVRIRNQGGPLDLGSENGDVHLESGTLKTLVARTENGDVAITLRAVPEKVEVSSDNGDVDLRLPRGSSYDVAGSSNNGDLSIDVPNDKASTHQVSARSENGDVAVRAAN